A single genomic interval of Granulicella tundricola MP5ACTX9 harbors:
- a CDS encoding SGNH/GDSL hydrolase family protein translates to MMLGVMVPWIRRAAPVMIALASLSVANGQASAPNPNRPSLFLVGDLSSSSVGDTFDPNRIKLVESGAVGQTSRAYIKSGAWDQLAGQIKPGDFVLIEFNPEGQGGQDHDDAQRTLKGMGDGTFDYLDPGTKKLELVHSYGWYLRKIVVDAINHGANPILCSPLAGAKDGAGDWTKAIATEQRIPFVDLSGTGVKGGLVALKADPLAAYLVGAGK, encoded by the coding sequence ATGATGCTGGGTGTTATGGTTCCCTGGATTCGCCGCGCTGCCCCTGTGATGATTGCCCTTGCTTCCCTCTCTGTCGCGAACGGACAAGCCTCTGCTCCGAATCCGAATCGTCCTTCACTTTTTCTGGTGGGGGATCTTAGTTCGTCGTCCGTGGGAGATACGTTCGATCCGAACCGGATCAAGCTGGTGGAGAGCGGAGCCGTCGGGCAGACCAGCCGGGCCTATATCAAGTCTGGCGCGTGGGATCAGCTTGCGGGGCAGATCAAGCCGGGAGACTTCGTGTTGATCGAGTTCAATCCGGAGGGCCAAGGTGGGCAGGACCATGACGATGCGCAGCGGACGCTGAAGGGGATGGGAGATGGGACCTTCGACTACCTTGACCCGGGGACGAAGAAGCTTGAGCTGGTGCATAGCTATGGGTGGTATCTGCGGAAGATCGTGGTGGATGCGATCAACCATGGGGCGAATCCAATTCTCTGCTCGCCTTTAGCGGGGGCGAAGGACGGGGCTGGGGATTGGACGAAGGCGATCGCTACGGAACAGCGGATTCCATTTGTGGATCTGAGTGGGACTGGGGTTAAGGGTGGGTTGGTGGCGCTGAAAGCTGACCCTTTGGCGGCTTATCTGGTTGGGGCTGGGAAGTAG
- a CDS encoding 4a-hydroxytetrahydrobiopterin dehydratase — protein MAVLSKAELDELLEKQQGWELQDGKLVREWRFRDFVEAMKFVDFVAEVAEEAGHHPDIDIRYNKVKLGLVTHDEGGISSKDADMAARLGARFDI, from the coding sequence ATGGCGGTGCTGAGCAAAGCTGAACTGGATGAGCTGCTGGAGAAGCAGCAGGGTTGGGAGCTGCAGGATGGGAAGCTGGTGCGGGAGTGGCGGTTCCGGGACTTCGTGGAGGCGATGAAGTTCGTCGATTTTGTGGCGGAGGTTGCGGAGGAGGCTGGTCATCATCCGGATATCGATATTCGCTACAACAAGGTAAAGCTGGGTCTGGTGACGCATGATGAGGGCGGAATCAGCTCCAAAGATGCCGACATGGCTGCTCGTCTGGGTGCCCGGTTCGATATCTGA
- the lnt gene encoding apolipoprotein N-acyltransferase, translating to MTMTRAKITSARELPAGSSLALATLAGCLWFLSAPPFRFAGGAWIAMLPLMFVLDQTLSFQRAVWFSSWTGLVGNMGGFYWLFQTIRRFAHLPWPIALLLFLAICLYQGLTFTLFGAAVHFARHRRTIPMALLAPLAMVTAEWIEPMVFPDSLAITQAWHPLVIQIADITGPLGVCALLLLINGALYDLIVSTRRAVVPAVISAMILIASLLYGAIRIRQVDAISNAAAKLRVGIVQPNFAHTEKGSQNPQPASERLAILQEQSRELEAAGAQLIVWSETSYPFALQRRKGVVAVDPSPAIMRGFHTPVIIGANISDTAAQKHFNSALLVDRGGNIAGVYDKVRLMNFGERIPAGEILPWLTDLLPRDYARFTPGSTATPLPFRNDDGTVLRLGTFICFEDILPDFLRLVGANHPQLLVNLTNDSWFGDTSEPWEHLALSVFAAVEQRTAMARSVNSGVSAFIDANGRVLQKTYAVDPSLHSQPASHMLATLPLIEGGHTFYERGGHLFGGLCSLCLLLLLAIPPCVKHLRHIATLRGLDVECS from the coding sequence ATGACGATGACACGGGCAAAGATCACATCGGCGCGTGAACTGCCAGCGGGGTCCAGTCTTGCATTGGCCACGCTGGCAGGATGCCTCTGGTTTCTCAGCGCGCCGCCCTTCCGGTTTGCCGGTGGCGCCTGGATCGCGATGCTCCCGTTGATGTTCGTTCTGGACCAGACACTCTCCTTTCAAAGGGCCGTGTGGTTCAGCAGTTGGACCGGGCTGGTTGGAAATATGGGAGGCTTCTACTGGCTGTTCCAGACCATCCGGCGATTCGCACACCTGCCATGGCCGATCGCCCTACTCCTCTTCCTCGCCATCTGCCTGTATCAGGGTCTGACCTTCACCCTGTTCGGAGCGGCAGTCCACTTCGCAAGGCATCGCCGGACCATCCCCATGGCGCTCCTCGCTCCGTTGGCTATGGTGACAGCCGAGTGGATCGAACCCATGGTCTTCCCCGACAGTCTCGCGATCACACAAGCGTGGCATCCGTTGGTCATCCAGATAGCCGACATCACAGGCCCACTCGGGGTGTGCGCGCTGCTGCTGCTCATCAACGGCGCGCTGTATGACCTGATCGTCTCCACGCGCCGGGCAGTTGTGCCAGCCGTCATCTCAGCGATGATCCTCATCGCATCTCTGCTCTATGGAGCGATCCGCATCCGTCAGGTGGACGCAATCTCCAACGCCGCCGCCAAGCTGCGCGTGGGTATCGTCCAGCCGAACTTCGCTCACACCGAGAAGGGTTCCCAAAACCCGCAACCGGCATCGGAGCGCCTCGCCATCCTGCAGGAGCAGTCGCGAGAGCTAGAAGCAGCAGGTGCGCAGCTGATCGTCTGGAGCGAAACAAGCTACCCCTTCGCACTGCAACGTCGCAAGGGGGTCGTAGCGGTCGATCCATCGCCGGCGATCATGCGGGGCTTCCATACACCCGTCATCATCGGAGCCAATATCAGCGATACGGCGGCGCAAAAGCACTTCAACTCTGCGCTCCTGGTGGATCGTGGCGGCAACATCGCAGGCGTCTACGACAAGGTCAGATTGATGAACTTCGGCGAACGTATCCCAGCAGGCGAAATCCTGCCATGGCTCACCGACCTGCTGCCGCGAGACTACGCCCGCTTCACTCCTGGAAGCACGGCAACTCCCCTGCCCTTTAGGAATGACGATGGAACGGTCCTGAGACTGGGAACTTTCATCTGCTTCGAAGACATCCTGCCGGACTTTTTACGCCTCGTCGGAGCAAACCACCCACAGCTTCTGGTTAACCTCACCAACGACTCATGGTTCGGCGACACATCCGAGCCCTGGGAGCATCTGGCGCTCTCCGTCTTCGCTGCGGTCGAGCAACGAACCGCGATGGCAAGAAGTGTCAACTCCGGCGTCTCAGCCTTCATCGACGCCAACGGACGCGTACTTCAGAAGACCTACGCCGTTGATCCCTCTCTTCATTCGCAGCCGGCGAGCCACATGCTGGCGACTCTACCCCTCATCGAAGGCGGACATACTTTCTACGAACGAGGGGGGCATCTGTTCGGCGGCCTATGTTCGTTGTGCTTGCTACTGCTCTTAGCAATTCCACCATGCGTCAAGCATCTTCGCCACATCGCAACTCTGCGCGGCCTTGATGTGGAATGTTCTTGA
- a CDS encoding EamA family transporter: MTWLGWALLSAVFAAATALLAKVGIKGIDSNLATAIRTTVVLVFTWAIAIGLEKHNGLAQIGRRSWLFLLLSGIATGLSWLCYFRALQMGPASSVAPVDKLSVVIVIICAWLFLGETLTPAKLLGGGLITAGAIVLAFA; this comes from the coding sequence ATGACCTGGTTAGGTTGGGCTTTATTATCAGCAGTCTTCGCAGCGGCCACCGCACTTCTGGCCAAGGTCGGCATCAAGGGCATCGATTCGAACCTCGCCACCGCCATCCGCACCACGGTCGTCCTGGTCTTCACCTGGGCCATCGCCATCGGCCTGGAAAAGCACAACGGCCTCGCCCAGATCGGCCGCAGAAGCTGGCTCTTCCTGCTTCTGTCCGGCATCGCCACGGGCCTGTCCTGGCTCTGCTACTTCCGCGCTCTCCAGATGGGCCCGGCATCAAGCGTCGCCCCAGTCGACAAACTCAGCGTGGTCATCGTCATCATCTGCGCATGGCTCTTCCTGGGAGAAACCCTCACCCCGGCCAAGCTCCTGGGCGGAGGCCTCATCACCGCAGGCGCAATCGTCCTCGCCTTTGCCTAA
- a CDS encoding choice-of-anchor D domain-containing protein, whose product MNFYPRSLAFVHSILLMSIALFCGVASSQTAASSPSRETMKRMLLRQSLHFEATADGGMSSRGMGRKVRIDGGGAVMFGERDKGAVSVVLDGANSHATPEGRDLLTVQSNYLLGNKPTQWRTGVSQFGRVQVSAVYPGVDLVYYGNGEQLEHDYLIAANADPGMIRMKFRGASPRLDGKTGELVLKQPDSSEDAIRMERPVAYQLSEGGTRQGVMASYHLGADGDAQFTLGSYDHARPLVIDPVIVYGSYFGGKYTDSIVDLKVAGDGSLFLLLTTDSTDLTMPGATAGACIGKCGPANADGGTSTAPDMYVVKFDPTFQQPLFATYLGGSGSDQAYNLALDTDGSIYVAGATQSTDFPIVNGYPGGAPAGGKTSGTLTKLSADGSMILYSTFIGYGRPSVNYAPPVMATANNGIVYVIGQSGASDLAFIWQKNSLFHIAVDFLAQLDTTKTGTDSVVYATYVGDSIDGANVVTLSSLALDSKGDVWLYGSTHDNMFPTTDASALEPQCRSTPCDATFLMEIDPTGSTIPYATYLGGVDGASNVYIYPRDIVIDPSDNVYVSGYTSQAGFPTLNGYEIAIDGNQAGYISKLSPDGKTLLYSTYVPVGVEIAVSTKGLLAFTGVAGSGFPVKNNLQTPQLSPNVYDVVFGLIDTTQSFDSSLLVSSFLGSTQGATVPERVYLSPTGPILIVGTTSATDLRIVNGYQVTRSGGTSDGFITAIDPGILTLTPSTLTFPSTSIGSTSVAMTATLYNGTAKSVELAQGKLSNSTDFAQTNNCAILSPKASCTINITFTPMSAGTLTSTYTTGDLDFPNNPLTIALTGNATGATVTLSPTALDFGMVTDGTTTTQSVTLTNDSTTALPVTGAVVAGTGFALSGNTCGASVAAGATCQFAITVAPTAPSPYAGTLTVTDGFGTQIVQLTATGAAAPAAGSDTLSPANLDFGVVPVGTVATKLVTFTNGSDATIAIYTNVNSNNAFSVTATTCFISVQPHASCTLTLQFAPTYTSTQTETFQVVDKVSNPTINVTGTTFIVSPQVTLTPNPLIFKDIPQNQQTIQLITVTNNSTFPISWQFGNVTLTGGTQGFVPDNGTLATCRDNGNGGTTVAAGGSCQYGIGFQGNIATDTSETAILTIPYTLPGSTFQYGASVTLTANVVTPAAATVTPKNIQFPATAAGSKSPAQIVTVSNSGEAPLGFTSATFTGANPTAFTQTSNCPSAIAKNASCQISVTFGPDASTNEFTASLDVKLSTGDVSVTLNGGTSPMDFVVTSPTGTQNGNSSPSWLINIAPLTASIGFNQPITFTVSSLDPSYGTPTFTPSTVTPNGSSVSTTLTLTNPQQVMMKRPPFNSRQGWPVLACFALCLPFAWKLKPIRNRKILLFLLCSLAGGLVLNGCGDDPPAIVFTVNATSGSISHTVNLTLQP is encoded by the coding sequence ATGAATTTCTATCCTCGTTCCCTCGCCTTCGTTCACAGCATCTTGTTGATGTCCATTGCGCTTTTCTGCGGGGTTGCGTCCTCACAGACCGCGGCATCTTCCCCATCACGCGAAACGATGAAGCGGATGTTGTTACGCCAATCCCTCCACTTTGAAGCTACGGCGGATGGCGGTATGTCCAGTCGCGGCATGGGTCGCAAAGTGAGGATTGATGGTGGAGGCGCTGTCATGTTTGGCGAACGCGACAAGGGCGCTGTTTCCGTGGTACTGGACGGAGCGAACTCACACGCCACGCCAGAAGGGCGAGACCTGCTCACAGTTCAGAGTAACTATCTGCTTGGCAACAAGCCCACACAGTGGCGGACAGGTGTAAGCCAGTTCGGCAGAGTGCAGGTATCGGCGGTTTATCCCGGCGTGGACCTTGTGTACTACGGCAATGGCGAGCAACTGGAACACGACTACCTGATTGCCGCGAACGCAGATCCTGGGATGATCCGGATGAAGTTTCGCGGCGCTTCGCCTCGGCTCGATGGCAAGACCGGTGAGTTGGTTCTGAAACAGCCCGACAGCTCCGAAGATGCCATCCGGATGGAGCGACCGGTGGCCTACCAGCTATCTGAGGGCGGCACGCGACAGGGTGTCATGGCGAGCTATCATCTAGGCGCGGACGGCGACGCGCAGTTCACGTTAGGCAGCTACGATCATGCGCGCCCGCTGGTGATCGACCCGGTGATCGTCTACGGCAGCTACTTCGGCGGCAAGTATACCGATTCGATTGTTGATCTCAAGGTGGCCGGTGACGGCAGCCTTTTCCTGCTATTGACCACGGATTCGACAGACCTGACTATGCCCGGCGCGACCGCTGGAGCCTGTATCGGTAAGTGCGGTCCGGCGAATGCGGATGGCGGCACATCCACCGCGCCAGATATGTACGTCGTGAAGTTCGACCCCACCTTCCAGCAGCCGCTCTTCGCGACGTACCTCGGCGGCAGCGGCAGCGATCAGGCTTATAACCTCGCGCTGGATACGGACGGCAGCATTTACGTGGCCGGCGCCACGCAAAGCACGGACTTTCCCATCGTGAACGGGTATCCCGGCGGAGCACCCGCGGGAGGCAAGACATCCGGCACACTGACGAAGCTGTCTGCGGACGGCTCGATGATCCTGTATTCCACGTTCATCGGCTACGGCAGGCCATCGGTAAACTACGCCCCGCCGGTTATGGCCACGGCGAACAACGGCATCGTTTACGTGATCGGGCAGTCCGGGGCCTCGGATCTGGCATTCATCTGGCAGAAGAATTCTCTCTTCCATATCGCTGTAGACTTTCTCGCGCAGCTCGATACAACCAAGACCGGAACGGATTCCGTCGTCTACGCGACCTACGTAGGCGACAGCATTGACGGCGCGAACGTCGTCACTCTTAGCTCGCTGGCGTTGGATTCGAAGGGCGATGTCTGGCTCTACGGCTCGACCCACGACAATATGTTTCCGACCACGGACGCCAGCGCGCTGGAGCCTCAGTGCAGGTCGACCCCCTGCGACGCCACCTTCCTGATGGAGATTGATCCCACCGGCTCCACGATTCCCTATGCCACGTACTTGGGAGGAGTCGACGGCGCCTCCAACGTGTATATCTATCCCCGCGATATCGTGATCGATCCCTCCGACAACGTCTACGTCTCCGGCTATACCAGCCAGGCCGGATTCCCCACCCTGAACGGTTATGAGATCGCCATCGACGGCAACCAGGCGGGCTACATCAGCAAGCTCAGTCCGGACGGCAAGACTCTACTCTATTCGACCTACGTGCCGGTAGGCGTGGAGATCGCGGTCTCGACGAAGGGGCTATTGGCCTTCACCGGCGTCGCCGGATCGGGCTTTCCGGTGAAGAATAACCTGCAGACTCCGCAACTTTCTCCTAACGTGTACGACGTCGTCTTTGGCCTGATCGATACCACCCAGTCCTTCGACAGTTCGTTGTTGGTATCGTCCTTCCTGGGATCAACCCAAGGAGCCACCGTGCCAGAGCGTGTATATCTTTCGCCCACCGGCCCGATTCTGATCGTGGGCACGACCAGCGCAACCGATCTTCGGATCGTCAATGGTTATCAGGTGACCCGCAGCGGCGGGACGTCCGACGGCTTCATCACCGCCATTGATCCAGGCATCCTGACTCTAACGCCGTCGACCCTCACATTCCCATCGACCAGCATCGGATCGACCAGCGTCGCCATGACCGCGACGCTCTACAACGGCACAGCCAAGAGCGTTGAATTGGCCCAAGGCAAGCTCTCGAACAGCACGGACTTCGCCCAGACCAATAACTGCGCCATCCTCTCTCCGAAGGCCAGTTGCACGATCAACATCACGTTTACCCCAATGTCGGCTGGAACGCTGACCTCAACGTACACCACCGGAGATCTCGACTTTCCAAACAACCCGCTCACCATCGCGTTGACGGGAAACGCCACCGGCGCAACAGTGACACTTTCGCCCACCGCGCTCGACTTCGGCATGGTTACCGACGGCACAACCACGACGCAGTCTGTCACGCTTACCAACGACTCCACCACAGCGCTCCCCGTCACCGGTGCCGTCGTAGCTGGTACAGGATTCGCCCTGTCCGGCAACACCTGCGGAGCCTCAGTCGCGGCTGGGGCAACGTGCCAGTTTGCCATCACGGTAGCTCCCACAGCCCCGAGCCCCTACGCTGGCACGCTGACCGTGACAGACGGCTTTGGAACGCAGATTGTGCAACTTACGGCGACCGGCGCCGCAGCGCCCGCTGCCGGCTCCGACACGCTGTCACCGGCAAACCTCGACTTCGGCGTCGTCCCGGTGGGAACGGTTGCGACAAAGCTTGTGACCTTCACGAACGGTAGCGATGCGACCATAGCAATCTACACCAACGTAAATTCCAACAACGCCTTCAGCGTGACCGCCACCACCTGCTTTATCAGCGTTCAACCGCATGCCTCCTGCACCTTGACGTTGCAGTTCGCCCCAACATACACGTCAACGCAGACAGAGACCTTCCAGGTAGTGGACAAGGTCTCCAATCCAACCATCAACGTCACGGGAACCACCTTTATCGTGTCGCCTCAGGTCACGCTGACGCCGAATCCTCTCATCTTCAAGGATATTCCCCAGAATCAACAGACGATACAACTGATCACGGTGACAAACAATTCGACCTTCCCGATCTCGTGGCAATTTGGCAATGTAACGCTCACTGGCGGAACCCAGGGCTTCGTCCCGGATAACGGCACACTTGCAACCTGCCGGGACAACGGCAATGGGGGCACCACTGTCGCTGCCGGCGGCAGTTGCCAGTATGGGATCGGCTTTCAGGGAAATATCGCAACTGATACCTCGGAGACCGCAATACTGACAATCCCCTACACGCTGCCGGGAAGCACATTCCAGTATGGGGCGTCTGTAACCTTGACTGCGAACGTGGTTACGCCTGCCGCGGCCACTGTAACGCCAAAAAATATTCAGTTCCCAGCCACGGCCGCTGGAAGCAAGAGCCCGGCACAAATCGTCACCGTGAGTAACAGTGGCGAAGCGCCGCTTGGGTTTACCAGCGCAACCTTCACCGGCGCTAATCCGACGGCGTTCACGCAGACGAGCAACTGCCCATCGGCTATCGCCAAGAACGCCTCTTGTCAGATATCGGTCACCTTCGGTCCCGATGCCAGCACCAACGAGTTCACCGCCAGTCTCGACGTGAAGCTCAGCACCGGTGACGTGAGCGTGACGCTCAACGGCGGCACCAGCCCCATGGACTTCGTCGTGACATCTCCCACCGGAACGCAGAACGGCAACAGCAGTCCAAGCTGGCTGATCAACATTGCGCCACTGACCGCAAGCATCGGCTTCAACCAGCCGATCACCTTCACGGTCAGCAGCCTCGATCCTTCCTATGGGACTCCAACCTTCACCCCGTCCACAGTGACGCCGAATGGAAGCTCGGTCAGCACCACCTTGACGCTCACGAATCCACAGCAAGTCATGATGAAACGGCCACCATTCAACTCTCGCCAGGGATGGCCTGTCCTCGCATGCTTCGCGCTGTGCTTACCGTTTGCCTGGAAACTCAAACCGATCCGCAATCGCAAAATCCTGCTCTTCCTGCTGTGCAGCCTGGCGGGAGGGCTCGTGTTGAATGGCTGCGGTGACGACCCACCGGCCATCGTTTTTACCGTCAATGCAACGAGTGGATCGATCAGCCACACTGTCAATCTGACCCTGCAACCATGA
- a CDS encoding DNA repair protein, with amino-acid sequence MAADPAAFDPDNARALMTVTGGRTVYELRGISRLPLNLME; translated from the coding sequence ATGGCCGCCGATCCCGCCGCTTTTGACCCGGACAATGCGCGGGCGCTGATGACAGTGACGGGTGGCCGCACCGTCTATGAACTTCGCGGGATCTCCCGCCTGCCGCTAAATCTGATGGAGTAA
- a CDS encoding cytochrome c oxidase assembly protein, translating to MISAVLITSPDLIGDWTPPLFLTATCILTIALYLRGFSLLRRTRPTFSSLRAASFCAGILVLWLALASPLEELADTVLTAHMIEHLLLMSAVPPLVLIGWPVVPMLRGLPLWLRRSLVHPLLRSRLIRAVLHWLDSPLVAWLLMNATLLLWHLPKAYDFALEHEGWHDFEHICFLATSLGFWWILLRPWPATARSASWGFLAYLLSADFVNTGLSATLAFIGHPVYAYYLNHTNPLGMDPLMDQQVGASIMWVFGSMAFLLPALVLAARMLSGGSRDERKSSQLYEREPARIVRDLKNP from the coding sequence TTGATCTCGGCCGTCTTGATCACCAGCCCGGATCTTATCGGCGACTGGACCCCCCCGCTCTTTCTGACGGCCACTTGCATCCTTACGATCGCCCTCTACCTGCGTGGCTTCTCTCTCCTGCGCAGGACACGCCCAACCTTTTCATCACTGCGCGCAGCCTCTTTCTGCGCGGGAATCCTGGTCCTCTGGTTGGCCTTGGCGTCGCCGCTTGAAGAGCTGGCCGATACCGTGCTAACCGCGCACATGATCGAGCATCTTCTGCTCATGTCCGCAGTCCCGCCCCTGGTCTTGATCGGCTGGCCCGTTGTCCCCATGTTGCGCGGCCTTCCGCTCTGGCTGCGACGCTCGCTCGTGCACCCGCTGCTCCGTTCGCGACTCATACGCGCCGTGCTGCACTGGCTCGATTCGCCTCTGGTCGCATGGCTACTCATGAATGCCACCCTGCTCCTATGGCATCTCCCCAAGGCGTATGACTTCGCGCTGGAGCATGAAGGCTGGCATGATTTCGAGCACATCTGCTTCCTTGCCACATCTCTCGGCTTCTGGTGGATCCTGCTGCGGCCATGGCCGGCAACCGCGCGGAGTGCAAGCTGGGGTTTTCTCGCTTATCTGCTAAGCGCAGACTTCGTCAACACCGGGCTTTCCGCGACACTCGCGTTCATCGGCCATCCGGTCTACGCTTATTACCTCAACCACACCAACCCACTCGGCATGGACCCCCTGATGGATCAGCAGGTGGGCGCGTCCATCATGTGGGTCTTTGGCTCCATGGCGTTCCTGCTGCCCGCGCTCGTTCTGGCTGCGCGCATGCTGAGCGGCGGGAGTAGAGATGAGCGGAAGAGCAGCCAGTTGTATGAGCGTGAACCCGCACGAATCGTTAGAGACCTCAAGAATCCGTAG
- a CDS encoding cytochrome b N-terminal domain-containing protein has product MSDPRKLKTPAKSSLVRGGYNLYAWFEKRTGLVESALQSAEHPVPENTSSWWYVFGSAATVLLMLQVVTGILLALVYAPSASNAWNVLQVLNHQVALGWLLRAVHGWGSNFMIAIVLIHMAQVFLFGAYKFPRELTWMVGVVLLLLTLGMAFTGQVLRFDQDAYWGLGIGASIASRVPIIGGPLVHMILGGPIIGGPTLTRFFALHVFVIPGLLIALVGLHVWMVLKLGINDWPMPGRIVRKATYEREYHELTERTGIAFVPDAAWKDAVFAAIILASVLLVAVIFGPIGPSGMPDPTIIQTAPKPDFAFLWIYAVLAFLPPSVETPVMLIVPVLAILGMLALPLFAGEGEKHWSRRPIAVLMVVVIALALGIFTRLGTYTPWSPIMDAWTSDPVPQAYLVHRTPLERQGALVFQNKQCRNCHSLDGMGGQRGPSLDTIATRMSEDQLIRQVLQGGGNMPAFGNSLSPAETTALTRFLRTLRGPGEQSPADVPAMQLGQDGESLPAERHGDPSLDAKPVR; this is encoded by the coding sequence ATGAGCGATCCCAGGAAACTAAAAACACCGGCAAAGTCCTCGCTCGTTCGCGGAGGGTACAACCTGTACGCATGGTTTGAGAAACGTACCGGCCTGGTAGAGTCCGCGCTTCAATCCGCCGAGCACCCGGTTCCCGAGAACACCTCGAGTTGGTGGTACGTCTTCGGCAGCGCGGCGACCGTGCTGTTGATGCTGCAGGTTGTCACCGGCATCCTGCTTGCGCTCGTCTACGCACCCTCGGCCAGCAACGCCTGGAACGTGCTGCAGGTCTTGAACCACCAAGTCGCCCTCGGATGGCTGCTTCGCGCGGTCCACGGGTGGGGATCGAACTTCATGATCGCCATCGTGCTCATCCACATGGCGCAGGTCTTCCTCTTCGGAGCTTATAAATTCCCTCGCGAACTGACCTGGATGGTCGGGGTCGTTCTGCTCCTGCTGACACTCGGCATGGCCTTCACCGGTCAAGTCCTCCGCTTCGACCAGGACGCCTATTGGGGTCTGGGTATCGGCGCCTCCATCGCCTCACGGGTGCCGATCATCGGCGGCCCGCTCGTGCACATGATCCTGGGCGGCCCGATCATCGGCGGCCCAACCCTCACACGCTTCTTCGCGCTCCACGTCTTCGTCATTCCCGGCCTGCTGATCGCGCTAGTCGGCCTTCACGTATGGATGGTTCTTAAGCTCGGTATCAACGACTGGCCCATGCCCGGCCGCATCGTGCGCAAGGCCACCTATGAGCGCGAGTACCACGAGCTCACCGAGCGCACCGGTATCGCCTTCGTCCCGGACGCCGCCTGGAAAGATGCTGTCTTCGCGGCGATCATCCTGGCCTCCGTTCTGCTAGTCGCCGTCATCTTCGGCCCCATCGGCCCCAGCGGGATGCCGGACCCTACTATCATCCAGACCGCTCCCAAGCCGGACTTCGCCTTTCTCTGGATCTACGCCGTACTGGCGTTTCTGCCTCCTTCTGTTGAGACCCCGGTCATGCTCATCGTGCCCGTGCTCGCAATCCTGGGCATGCTGGCGCTGCCGCTGTTTGCAGGTGAAGGCGAGAAGCATTGGTCGCGCCGTCCCATCGCCGTCTTAATGGTCGTCGTGATCGCCTTGGCGCTCGGCATCTTCACCCGGCTCGGCACCTACACACCATGGAGTCCGATCATGGATGCCTGGACCAGCGATCCCGTGCCGCAAGCCTATCTCGTCCACCGCACGCCACTTGAGCGTCAGGGAGCTCTCGTCTTCCAGAATAAGCAGTGCCGCAACTGCCATTCGCTGGACGGGATGGGCGGCCAGCGTGGGCCGTCACTCGACACCATCGCAACCCGCATGTCCGAAGACCAGTTGATTCGCCAAGTCCTGCAGGGCGGAGGCAACATGCCCGCATTCGGCAACTCGCTCTCCCCGGCCGAGACCACCGCGCTCACCCGCTTCCTGCGCACGCTCCGTGGGCCCGGCGAACAAAGCCCGGCAGACGTTCCCGCCATGCAGCTTGGACAGGATGGCGAAAGCCTGCCTGCCGAACGCCATGGTGACCCTTCACTTGATGCCAAACCGGTCCGCTAA
- a CDS encoding CYCXC family (seleno)protein, with protein sequence MKKVLGCLVLGLVALAASAQWSNPAEDIPAYNAQAPSRALPPVLSGAQLTGPYFSHPYQVTAYKMAAKIPGVLHQQPCYCRCDREMGHNSLHSCFEGTHGAACSTCMKEGVFAYQQTKLGKTPLQIRAAIEKGEWMNVDLEKATL encoded by the coding sequence ATGAAGAAGGTTTTAGGGTGTTTGGTGTTGGGATTGGTGGCTCTGGCCGCTTCCGCGCAATGGTCGAATCCGGCTGAAGATATTCCGGCTTATAACGCGCAGGCTCCAAGCCGGGCGTTGCCTCCGGTTTTGAGCGGCGCTCAGTTGACCGGTCCTTACTTCAGCCATCCGTACCAGGTCACCGCTTACAAGATGGCGGCCAAGATTCCGGGGGTGCTGCATCAGCAGCCCTGCTACTGCCGGTGCGACCGGGAGATGGGTCACAATTCCCTGCACTCCTGCTTTGAGGGGACGCATGGGGCGGCTTGCTCAACGTGCATGAAAGAAGGCGTATTTGCGTACCAGCAGACGAAGCTGGGTAAGACGCCGCTGCAGATTCGCGCCGCCATTGAAAAGGGTGAGTGGATGAACGTGGATCTGGAGAAGGCTACGCTTTAG